In Chlorobiota bacterium, the sequence CAGCAAGCCAATAAGGTAGAAGATGTTCAGGTCCCCACTGCTGGCCAGCAACCCAGCCACCACCAGAAGCGAATCGCCCGGGAGGAAGAAGCCAACCAGCAAACCGGTTTCGGAGAAAATGATGATGAACAGCACCACGTAGGCCACCACTTCGCCGGCGCGCACAAACTCGCGCAATCCCTCGGCCGTGGTGAACGTGTGGAGAAAATCAGTGAGTATTTCCATTTGGGATCGGTTGTCGGGAATTGGGTTTTAGTTATCGGTTATTGAATCGCGGCTGGTGCGCAGCGGCGGTTCCCTACTTCTTTTTTCTTACCACCACTTTTTCTGGGTGTTCCGCAATGAAGTTTTCCCAGTTGCGCCCGCCGCGTTGTGGGCGCAGTGCGCGGGTGCTGTGGCAGATTGCTGTGGCAAGCGCGTCGGTGGCATCCAGCAGGTGCTCGTTCCGGTCCATCTTCAGCATCGCCATCACCATGTACTCCACTTGCTCCTTCGTTGCACGGCCGCTGCCGGTCACCGCTTGCTTGATTTCGAGCGGGGCGTATTCCGCGGTTGGTATCTGGCGCAGCACCGCCGCAAGGATTGCCACCCCACGGGCGTGGCCCAGTTTCAGGGTGGATTGAACATTTTTGGAATAGAATGCCGACTCAATCGCGAACTCATCCGGCGCGGTGGACTCGATCACACGCTCCAATCCGGTGTAGATTTTTTCCAACCTTCGCGGAAGCGTGTCCGATGCATGCATTCGGATAATGCCGTAGTCCACAAGGCTCAGCCGGCCATTCTCATGGTCAATCACGCCGTAGCCGGTGATGAGTGTTCCAGGATCAACGCCAAGAATTCGCATGGTGAGTTGGGGCAATATATCCACGGTTGTTGGTCTGAACCTGCGTCAAATGATTCCCTTACCCGGCCTTCTCCTGCGGCTCCGTTACCGGCTTCGGCTCTTCGGCTGCGGGTTCCTTCCCTTTCTTCTCCTCATCGCTCCCCTTCGTTTTTTTCAGCAGGCGTTTTACGTCGAAGGTTTGCGCCAGCGTGCGGTGGCGCGGCGGCGTGATCGCCATATCCTCGTTTTGGGGCGTTGGGTTCAGCAGTGGGATCCGCACAACGAAGGTGCTTCCTTGCCCCGGCTCGCTCTCCACACGGATATCCCCATCGTGGGCCTGGACGGTCCATTGCACGATTGAGAGCCCCAGCCCAACCCCACCCATCTCGCGGCTGCGGGCTTTATCCACGCGGTAAAATCGGTCGAAGATTTTTTTCTGATGCTCGCCGCTGATTCCAATTCCGGTGTCGCGGACGCGGACCTCGGCAACGTTTTTATCACGGTGAACGGTCAGGGAGATCATCCCCCCTTCGGGGGTGTATTTCACGGCGTTATCCACCAGGTTCAGGAACATCTGGTAGAGCTTTGCGCGGTCCGCCTCGATCGTCAAATCCTCGTTGGCGCGGAAGGTGATGTAGATATCTTTTTGCCCCCCCAAGATGCTGGCTGCGTCGGCAAGGTCGGCAAGCATTTCGGTAAGATTGGTTGGCTCGCCATGGAGCGACAATCTTCCGCCATCGGCCCGCGACAGCAGCAGCAGCGACTCCACCACGCGCGACAACCGCAGCACTTCCTGCAAGGCACTAGAGATCACGTCCTGGTACTCCGCCGGGGTTTTCCGCGAGCGCAAGGCCAGCTCCATTTCGCCGGTCAGGATCGTCAGCGGCGTGCGAAGCTCGTGCGAGGCATCGGCGCTGAACTGCTTGGCACGCTCGAAGGAGCTTTCCAAGCGGGAGATCATGTCGTTCAGGGTGTCGCTCAGCCGCGCGATTTCATCGTTCGTGTTCGGGACCGGAAGCCGCCGCGAAAGGTTCGACGCGGTGATCTCCTTTGCCGTGCGGGTGATTGCGTCCACCGGGCGAAGCGATGTTTTGGCCAGGAAAAATCCGCCAACAATGGAAAGCACCAACATCACCGGCGTAAGCAGCAGCAGCGTGCTGAACAATTGCTCCAAAATGGATTGGACCTCGTTGCGCGGATAGCCAACAACGATAATTGCCGAGCGGGTTCGGGCAACGGCAATGCGGATCGGCTGCGGGCCGCTGGTGGTGTCCAGCACCGCTTGGTAGATGGTGGTGTACCGGGGAATCGTATCCACCGCCAGCCGCAAAAAATCTTGCTCGATGTGGAACGAATCGGCTCCAAGATTTTTGGAACGGAAGACGATCGTCCCGGCGGTATCCATCACCTGGATAAGGGAGTTGCGCGGGTTCAGAACGATATGCTCGTAAATCTCCGTCCAAACAATTTTTTCGGCTTCGGCAGTGGCTGGCGGCAGGGGCTTCGGGGTGGCGGCGCGGCGCAGCGAATCTTGGCGAAGCGAGTCGCCATCGCGAAGGAACTCCAGGGCATCCTTTGCGGTGTCGTTGGAGCGTTCTTTTATGCTGGCGGCGCTGCTCTTCTTCTCCTTCTGGTCCTTTTCCCCCTGGGTCCGGATCATCAACACAATGGAGTTGATCATCCGCTCCAGCGAAAGGTCCAGGCTGGTGCGAAGCTCGGTGGAGATGGAGGTGTAGATCAGCGTGCCGAAGATGCCGATCGAGAGGGCCATCACCAGCCCGAACCATAGCGTAAGGCGGCCACGCAGCGAAAGGCTCAACGTTCATCCTCCTGGGGTTCATTCCCCTCCGATTCGGCTTCCCGCATGATATACCCAACCCCACGGATGGAGCGAATCAGCCGCGGCTGGTCCGGCGGGTCCACTTTGTGGCGCAAGCGGTTGACGTACACATCCACCAAGTTGGAGTCGGTGGCGAAGTTGTAATTCCAGACGTGCTGGGTGATGACCGAGCGGCTAAGAACCCGGTTGGAGTTCCGCATCAGGTATTCCAGCAGGTCGTACTCGCGCGAGGTAAGGTCAATGTCGGTGTTCCCCCGCTTGGCTTTGTGGGTGATGGTGTCCAGCACCAAATCGCCAACTTTTAGCTGCGTGGTTTTCTCCACGCTGACGCTTCGGCGCAGAAGCGAGCGGATGCGCGCGGTCAGTTCCTCGAAGTGGAACGGCTTGGCCAAATAATCGTCGGCGCCGGCATCCAGGCCAACGATCTTATCTTGTGTGGTCCCTTTTGCCGTCAGGATCAGCACCGGCGTGTTGATCCCCCGCCCGC encodes:
- the ruvC gene encoding crossover junction endodeoxyribonuclease RuvC — encoded protein: MDILPQLTMRILGVDPGTLITGYGVIDHENGRLSLVDYGIIRMHASDTLPRRLEKIYTGLERVIESTAPDEFAIESAFYSKNVQSTLKLGHARGVAILAAVLRQIPTAEYAPLEIKQAVTGSGRATKEQVEYMVMAMLKMDRNEHLLDATDALATAICHSTRALRPQRGGRNWENFIAEHPEKVVVRKKK
- a CDS encoding heavy metal sensor histidine kinase, producing MSLSLRGRLTLWFGLVMALSIGIFGTLIYTSISTELRTSLDLSLERMINSIVLMIRTQGEKDQKEKKSSAASIKERSNDTAKDALEFLRDGDSLRQDSLRRAATPKPLPPATAEAEKIVWTEIYEHIVLNPRNSLIQVMDTAGTIVFRSKNLGADSFHIEQDFLRLAVDTIPRYTTIYQAVLDTTSGPQPIRIAVARTRSAIIVVGYPRNEVQSILEQLFSTLLLLTPVMLVLSIVGGFFLAKTSLRPVDAITRTAKEITASNLSRRLPVPNTNDEIARLSDTLNDMISRLESSFERAKQFSADASHELRTPLTILTGEMELALRSRKTPAEYQDVISSALQEVLRLSRVVESLLLLSRADGGRLSLHGEPTNLTEMLADLADAASILGGQKDIYITFRANEDLTIEADRAKLYQMFLNLVDNAVKYTPEGGMISLTVHRDKNVAEVRVRDTGIGISGEHQKKIFDRFYRVDKARSREMGGVGLGLSIVQWTVQAHDGDIRVESEPGQGSTFVVRIPLLNPTPQNEDMAITPPRHRTLAQTFDVKRLLKKTKGSDEEKKGKEPAAEEPKPVTEPQEKAG
- a CDS encoding response regulator transcription factor; this translates as MRILVIEDEKKVANFVMQGLREENYEVEVAYDGDQGLEKALAGEYDGMILDLMLPKRDGISLLRELRGRGINTPVLILTAKGTTQDKIVGLDAGADDYLAKPFHFEELTARIRSLLRRSVSVEKTTQLKVGDLVLDTITHKAKRGNTDIDLTSREYDLLEYLMRNSNRVLSRSVITQHVWNYNFATDSNLVDVYVNRLRHKVDPPDQPRLIRSIRGVGYIMREAESEGNEPQEDER